The genomic DNA TACGTTTCAGGTTAGCTGACGTTGGCTACTGTTAACGTTACATACACGTTGCTTTTCTCTTTATTAGcagactagctagctagttagcaagtGGTTGGTTGGCAAGGCAGTTCGAAAAGGTTATAACCTTAGTTACATAGCTATTTGCTCATATGACATACAACTTGCATAACATGGTTAACTAGCAAGCTAGTTACAAGTAATTTAAGTGTCATTATAAAATTTGCcactggattttttttcttctggatTCAGCTTAATCGGTAGCTAGCTAGGCCAACCGTGGCGTGCATTCTAGCTCTGCGTAGCTatgtggctagctaacgttagctagccagttaACCCCAAGCCCCAACAAAACCTAACACAAGATGGGTACTTAGTAGTTAGCTAGTTCATAATTTCACCAGTAAACCATAACATAAATGCATAGTTTAAACTGCTCccatttttctatttttttaattattaggTGATTCTAAGTCTTCCTTTGCCTTATATCTAACTTTAGGTACATGGGAGGCCAACACAGTGTGCGAGTCCGACACCCTGTGTGATCCTGCTGGCCTTGTGTCCTCCACCAACCCAGAGGCGCACATTGGCAACCGCCGCCTATCACCTGGGTCTGGCAactgtggtggaggaggtggaggctgCCCAACTGGGGTTGACCAGCAGCCCTGCCAAGCTTCACCCCAGGCCCTCGAGGCCAACCTGAACGGATCCGCCCATGTACATGCCTTCACCTACCGTAGAGACAGAGATCGTAGAGGCCAGCACAAAGGCCGTGGCCCTCGCAGAGAGGGGCCCAGGGGGGCAGGGCGTGTAGCAGATAGGCCCCCGAAGCAGAGCCAGAAGGAGAGGTGGGTGGAGGACAGCCTGTCTCTACTCAAGCACCCACCTGCTTTTCCAGTGCAGGACAGCCCTGCCAAGCTGCAGCCAACCATCAGCTATGCCTCGAAGGTGAAGTCAGGGGCTGTGGGTGGAGTGCTGGAGGAGGAGGGCCGCCCAGCCATCGGTGTCCTGCTGCAGAACCAGTGGGGACTTAGTTTCATCAGTGAGGTCCTCCAAGCCACAGAGGGGTCAGTTCCCTGCCCTGCCCCTGTAGCACCACCTCAGCTCACATTTGGAGGTGAAACCGCCAACCCAACACAAGAGAGGCATCACACAGTCCAGGCCAGTTGTGAAATCCCAGTTCCTGTCACTACCTCAATCTCTATTGACCAGTACAGAGAGGAGGAAGCAAAGATCAATGGGAAGCTGCTTCTCACCTGTCGCCATCTAAAGGAGGCTCTGCGCTATCACACAATAGGTAAGGGCTGATGTGGTTGAGACCTCAATAATACATTAATGTATTATAAATGTTATTTTTCTGTTGCATCTGTCATAAAATTGTGGTCGACGTTATATGCATCATAGTATGAGTCCTAACTATACCTTGTTCATTTTTAGAATGGAATGTCACCTGCAACAAACAGAAAGAAGGTGAGATGATCATCAGGAAGGTCCACTGTTAGAATTTGGACCGGATTCTCCATTCTCCACGCTGGGCATTAGAATCTCTGAAGCAGGGCTCATAATTTAGTGTTTTAAGATGTTTTCAGACTTCTAAAGTTGTCTAATGTCAAGAGAAAATCCCATCCCACTACATCAGTGGTGTAAATTCAGTTTAGCTATATTAATAGAAAATATGGTCACCCAAATAGGCCAGGAAATTAAATGGTGCTCATCTTTTCCATTCATTTGGAATTGTGGCGTATAGCTGGATATACACAACCACTGTCGTGGGACATGGTTTCATCTTGACATTACTTTCAAGGTTGGGGAAAAAAACGGACAAACGTTACTTCAAAAATTAAATTCTCTTTAATGGTTTGACTTGTTAAACGTTGATATTTTATTATCCCACCATAATATGTAAAAACACCCAATAATACAAGACGGTTTAAACACAGATGAGACTGATATATAAATGTGAAGGATCCGCTTGGACTACTGACTCATGTTCTAATTTGAAACGACGGGCTGTGGTCTCTTGGTTTCTTTGGTTTAAACGCGTAGAAGAATAAGTGCAATGGGTGCAGTGAAGAACAATCTCCTGTAGTTTCGGTCTTTGAGGGCACAGTCATTGAATTTCAGGTTCTCTCAATTCCATGGTATTTGTTATCACTGTCAACTGATTCCCCGTTGCTCTTTGGGGGGGTTTgttcatatttatttttaaatcaatTGCCATCTCCTTCATTTCTTAATGTTTATTTTTTAAGGAAGTTGTCTGAGCATCACTGGATAAATGTAATGTTTCTCTGTCAAGACCTTCAGGGGAGGCTTGATATGATTTTAAGGAATCCCACCAGCCGAGTGTCGTCCGCATATTTAAAGAATCCATTGGCT from Salmo salar chromosome ssa07, Ssal_v3.1, whole genome shotgun sequence includes the following:
- the LOC106576592 gene encoding uncharacterized protein; translated protein: MHIKTGTWEANTVCESDTLCDPAGLVSSTNPEAHIGNRRLSPGSGNCGGGGGGCPTGVDQQPCQASPQALEANLNGSAHVHAFTYRRDRDRRGQHKGRGPRREGPRGAGRVADRPPKQSQKERWVEDSLSLLKHPPAFPVQDSPAKLQPTISYASKVKSGAVGGVLEEEGRPAIGVLLQNQWGLSFISEVLQATEGSVPCPAPVAPPQLTFGGETANPTQERHHTVQASCEIPVPVTTSISIDQYREEEAKINGKLLLTCRHLKEALRYHTIEWNVTCNKQKEDPNKVVWYKNSLDQPA